Proteins found in one Venturia canescens isolate UGA chromosome 6, ASM1945775v1, whole genome shotgun sequence genomic segment:
- the LOC122412843 gene encoding monocarboxylate transporter 3 isoform X1, giving the protein MGPTSSREGQFEEPIGDDDGLHINPHPIASSNVTESEYSVEEQARLTGADGGVDETSPEDEGGSLCEYHDIPPPPDGGYGWVVVFASFMCNMIVDGIAYTFGVFLGEFVIYFDEGPGKIAWVGSLLSGMYLSAGPVVSALTNKYGCRAVCMAGSFIGAGAFVLSTFSTSVNMLMITYGVIGGIGFGLIYLPAVVCVGYYFETKRSLATGIAVCGSGFGTFAFAPLATMLLETYSWKGANLILAGLILNCAVFGAMMRPLEYPKQSSVKPLLQRMAEEKRFQMERGSIGGSYFMVQLPDGSMEKRMKMPINVDPGVHSSFNLDQLVPGTPLTPVPTVPTLPTISEVKVQEHSSSGATSNSGSLDQLKSSVKSKSRRGIDETKDAKDGAEKLESEFNKPVMPRNASQPAFTTHVQGLPKNGSVPFFDRIRKTSTGERYKPSLSAIKNSRTTLNSNGDIRKSLHLRLSTSSMLGSRNNNTEVDDGESITFTTSKSSIPKEKALIVRPLSRKDIFYSGSVVNLPEYQSQKSLANYRQSVISLPKSVRGDVRDGDVEKAPQQPLCPCLVLPESFKEALATMMDMSLLKDPVFLLIGISNVFGMAGLYVPFVYLVDVAIKDGIDKSSASFLLSIIGITNTVGRVACGYVADFPQVDSLLLNNICLVISTIAVAATPLCHTYPAYIAMSIFFGIAISGYISLTSIILVDLLGLDKLTNAFGLLILFRGAAAIIGSPLAGTVYDATGSYSIPFFMAGFFFFLSAVTSFMAPAMKRCTTPQTQPVIQDTLTPIDEDIEEENEDDIPEIIETAPSPSDPPEKEIKQIESVL; this is encoded by the exons ACGGAGAGCGAATACTCGGTGGAGGAACAAGCGAGATTAACGGGAGCAGATGGAGGGGTCGACGAAACTTCGCCCGAGGATGAGGGCGGGTCTTTGTGCGAATATCACGACATTCCTCCGCCCCCTGACGGGGGCTACGGATGGGTCGTCGTATTCGCATCCTTCATGTGTAACATGATCGTCGACGGTATTGCCTACACTTTTGGCGTTTTTCTTGGCGAATTTGTTATTTACTTTGACGAGGGACCTGGCAAAATTGCCTGGGTCGGTTCCCTCCTCTCGGGCATGTATCTCAGCGCCG GTCCTGTAGTGAGTGCCCTAACCAACAAATATGGCTGCAGAGCGGTCTGCATGGCGGGGAGTTTCATAGGAGCAGGGGCATTTGTactttcaacattttcgaCATCTGTCAATATGCTCATGATCACGTACGGTGTGATTGGAG GTATCGGATTCGGTTTGATATATTTACCGGCGGTGGTGTGCGTCGGTTATTATTTCGAGACGAAAAGATCACTGGCAACTGGAATAGCGGTGTGTGGCTCCGGTTTCGGTACGTTCGCGTTCGCGCCGCTGGCGACGATGCTCCTCGAGACGTACAGTTGGAAGGGAGCTAATTTAATATTGGCCGGTCTTATTCTCAATTGCGCGGTGTTCGGAGCGATGATGAGGCCGCTCGAATATCCGAAGCAGTCCTCGGTAAAACCGCTTCTGCAAAGGATGGCCGAGGAAAAGAGATTCCAAATGGAACGCGGGAGCATCGGGGGCTCATATTTTATGGTACAATTGCCCGATGGCTCCATggaaaagagaatgaaaatgcCGATAAACGTCGACCCTGGCGTTCATTCTAGCTTCAATTTAGATCAATTAGTACCTG GAACGCCTTTAACACCAGTACCGACGGTGCCGACGTTGCCAACGATATCGGAGGTCAAAGTCCAGGAGCATTCGTCGAGCGGAGCAACGAGCAACAGCGGTAGCCTCGACCAGCTCAAGAGTTCCGTTAAATCGAAGAGCAGACGTGGAATCGATGAGACCAAAGATGCCAAGGATGGAGCAGAGAAACTCGAGAGTGAATTCAACAAACCGGTCATGCCGAGGAACGCATCGCAGCCAGCGTTCACGACCCACGTTCAGGGCTTACCCAAAAACGGCTCCGTTCCCTTCTTCGATCGTATTCGCAAAACCAGCACCGGCGAGCGCTACAAACCCAGTCTCAGTGCTATCAAAAACTCACGAACCACTCTCAACTCCAATGGCGACATTAGGAAAAGTTTGCATCTCAGATTATCCACTAGCAGCATGCTTGGCTCACGAAACAACAACACTGAAGTTGAT GATGGCGAGAGCATCACGTTTACTACCAGCAAGTCCAGCATCCCTAAAGAGAAGGCCTTGATCGTTCGCCCACTATCGAGAAAGGATATTTTTTACAGCGGTAGTGTGGTCAATCTTCCTGAATATCAGAGTCAAAAATCCCTGGCGAACTATCGTCAGAGCGTTATATCTTTACCGAAATCAGTTAGGGGCGATGTGAGAGACGGTGACGTTGAAAAAGCTCCGCAAC aacCTTTGTGCCCTTGTCTGGTACTACCCGAGTCATTTAAAGAGGCCTTAGCAACCATGATGGATATGTCATTGTTAAAAGATCCCGTTTTTCTCTTGATCGGTATCAGCAACGTGTTTGGAATGGCAGGATTATATGTACCTTTTGTATATTTGGTAGACGTTGCGATCAAAGAT GGTATTGATAAAAGTTCGGCGTCTTTTCTTTTGTCCATCATCGGTATAACGAACACTGTAGGGCGTGTCGCGTGTGGTTACGTCGCAGATTTCCCTCAGGTCGATTCTCTACTGCTGAATAATATTTGTTTGGTTATTTCAACAATCGCCGTTGCTGCAACGCCGCTTTGCCATACTTACCCAGCTTATATAGCAATGAGTATTTTCTTCGGTATTGCCATAT CCGGATACATTTCACTGACGTCGATTATTTTGGTCGATCTCCTCGGTTTGGATAAACTGACCAACGCATTCGGGCTCTTGATTCTATTTAGAGGTGCAGCCGCTATTATTGGGTCTCCTCTCGCCGGAACTGTTTACGACGCGACTGGAAGTTACAGTATTCCATTTTTCATGGctggtttcttctttttcttaagCGCCGTTACGAGCTTTATGGCACCTGCGATGAAACGCTGCACTACGCCACAG ACTCAACCTGTGATACAAGACACCTTAACGCCAATAGACGAGGACATTGAGGAAGAAAACGAGGACGATATTCCAGAAATAATAGAAACTGCACCATCGCCTTCGGATCCAccggagaaagaaataaagcAGATCGAGTCGGTGTTATAA
- the LOC122412843 gene encoding monocarboxylate transporter 3 isoform X5, with the protein MCNMIVDGIAYTFGVFLGEFVIYFDEGPGKIAWVGSLLSGMYLSAGPVVSALTNKYGCRAVCMAGSFIGAGAFVLSTFSTSVNMLMITYGVIGGIGFGLIYLPAVVCVGYYFETKRSLATGIAVCGSGFGTFAFAPLATMLLETYSWKGANLILAGLILNCAVFGAMMRPLEYPKQSSVKPLLQRMAEEKRFQMERGSIGGSYFMVQLPDGSMEKRMKMPINVDPGVHSSFNLDQLVPGTPLTPVPTVPTLPTISEVKVQEHSSSGATSNSGSLDQLKSSVKSKSRRGIDETKDAKDGAEKLESEFNKPVMPRNASQPAFTTHVQGLPKNGSVPFFDRIRKTSTGERYKPSLSAIKNSRTTLNSNGDIRKSLHLRLSTSSMLGSRNNNTEVDDGESITFTTSKSSIPKEKALIVRPLSRKDIFYSGSVVNLPEYQSQKSLANYRQSVISLPKSVRGDVRDGDVEKAPQQPLCPCLVLPESFKEALATMMDMSLLKDPVFLLIGISNVFGMAGLYVPFVYLVDVAIKDGIDKSSASFLLSIIGITNTVGRVACGYVADFPQVDSLLLNNICLVISTIAVAATPLCHTYPAYIAMSIFFGIAISGYISLTSIILVDLLGLDKLTNAFGLLILFRGAAAIIGSPLAGTVYDATGSYSIPFFMAGFFFFLSAVTSFMAPAMKRCTTPQTQPVIQDTLTPIDEDIEEENEDDIPEIIETAPSPSDPPEKEIKQIESVL; encoded by the exons ATGTGTAACATGATCGTCGACGGTATTGCCTACACTTTTGGCGTTTTTCTTGGCGAATTTGTTATTTACTTTGACGAGGGACCTGGCAAAATTGCCTGGGTCGGTTCCCTCCTCTCGGGCATGTATCTCAGCGCCG GTCCTGTAGTGAGTGCCCTAACCAACAAATATGGCTGCAGAGCGGTCTGCATGGCGGGGAGTTTCATAGGAGCAGGGGCATTTGTactttcaacattttcgaCATCTGTCAATATGCTCATGATCACGTACGGTGTGATTGGAG GTATCGGATTCGGTTTGATATATTTACCGGCGGTGGTGTGCGTCGGTTATTATTTCGAGACGAAAAGATCACTGGCAACTGGAATAGCGGTGTGTGGCTCCGGTTTCGGTACGTTCGCGTTCGCGCCGCTGGCGACGATGCTCCTCGAGACGTACAGTTGGAAGGGAGCTAATTTAATATTGGCCGGTCTTATTCTCAATTGCGCGGTGTTCGGAGCGATGATGAGGCCGCTCGAATATCCGAAGCAGTCCTCGGTAAAACCGCTTCTGCAAAGGATGGCCGAGGAAAAGAGATTCCAAATGGAACGCGGGAGCATCGGGGGCTCATATTTTATGGTACAATTGCCCGATGGCTCCATggaaaagagaatgaaaatgcCGATAAACGTCGACCCTGGCGTTCATTCTAGCTTCAATTTAGATCAATTAGTACCTG GAACGCCTTTAACACCAGTACCGACGGTGCCGACGTTGCCAACGATATCGGAGGTCAAAGTCCAGGAGCATTCGTCGAGCGGAGCAACGAGCAACAGCGGTAGCCTCGACCAGCTCAAGAGTTCCGTTAAATCGAAGAGCAGACGTGGAATCGATGAGACCAAAGATGCCAAGGATGGAGCAGAGAAACTCGAGAGTGAATTCAACAAACCGGTCATGCCGAGGAACGCATCGCAGCCAGCGTTCACGACCCACGTTCAGGGCTTACCCAAAAACGGCTCCGTTCCCTTCTTCGATCGTATTCGCAAAACCAGCACCGGCGAGCGCTACAAACCCAGTCTCAGTGCTATCAAAAACTCACGAACCACTCTCAACTCCAATGGCGACATTAGGAAAAGTTTGCATCTCAGATTATCCACTAGCAGCATGCTTGGCTCACGAAACAACAACACTGAAGTTGAT GATGGCGAGAGCATCACGTTTACTACCAGCAAGTCCAGCATCCCTAAAGAGAAGGCCTTGATCGTTCGCCCACTATCGAGAAAGGATATTTTTTACAGCGGTAGTGTGGTCAATCTTCCTGAATATCAGAGTCAAAAATCCCTGGCGAACTATCGTCAGAGCGTTATATCTTTACCGAAATCAGTTAGGGGCGATGTGAGAGACGGTGACGTTGAAAAAGCTCCGCAAC aacCTTTGTGCCCTTGTCTGGTACTACCCGAGTCATTTAAAGAGGCCTTAGCAACCATGATGGATATGTCATTGTTAAAAGATCCCGTTTTTCTCTTGATCGGTATCAGCAACGTGTTTGGAATGGCAGGATTATATGTACCTTTTGTATATTTGGTAGACGTTGCGATCAAAGAT GGTATTGATAAAAGTTCGGCGTCTTTTCTTTTGTCCATCATCGGTATAACGAACACTGTAGGGCGTGTCGCGTGTGGTTACGTCGCAGATTTCCCTCAGGTCGATTCTCTACTGCTGAATAATATTTGTTTGGTTATTTCAACAATCGCCGTTGCTGCAACGCCGCTTTGCCATACTTACCCAGCTTATATAGCAATGAGTATTTTCTTCGGTATTGCCATAT CCGGATACATTTCACTGACGTCGATTATTTTGGTCGATCTCCTCGGTTTGGATAAACTGACCAACGCATTCGGGCTCTTGATTCTATTTAGAGGTGCAGCCGCTATTATTGGGTCTCCTCTCGCCGGAACTGTTTACGACGCGACTGGAAGTTACAGTATTCCATTTTTCATGGctggtttcttctttttcttaagCGCCGTTACGAGCTTTATGGCACCTGCGATGAAACGCTGCACTACGCCACAG ACTCAACCTGTGATACAAGACACCTTAACGCCAATAGACGAGGACATTGAGGAAGAAAACGAGGACGATATTCCAGAAATAATAGAAACTGCACCATCGCCTTCGGATCCAccggagaaagaaataaagcAGATCGAGTCGGTGTTATAA
- the LOC122412843 gene encoding monocarboxylate transporter 3 isoform X4, producing MSPKSKTESEYSVEEQARLTGADGGVDETSPEDEGGSLCEYHDIPPPPDGGYGWVVVFASFMCNMIVDGIAYTFGVFLGEFVIYFDEGPGKIAWVGSLLSGMYLSAGPVVSALTNKYGCRAVCMAGSFIGAGAFVLSTFSTSVNMLMITYGVIGGIGFGLIYLPAVVCVGYYFETKRSLATGIAVCGSGFGTFAFAPLATMLLETYSWKGANLILAGLILNCAVFGAMMRPLEYPKQSSVKPLLQRMAEEKRFQMERGSIGGSYFMVQLPDGSMEKRMKMPINVDPGVHSSFNLDQLVPGTPLTPVPTVPTLPTISEVKVQEHSSSGATSNSGSLDQLKSSVKSKSRRGIDETKDAKDGAEKLESEFNKPVMPRNASQPAFTTHVQGLPKNGSVPFFDRIRKTSTGERYKPSLSAIKNSRTTLNSNGDIRKSLHLRLSTSSMLGSRNNNTEVDDGESITFTTSKSSIPKEKALIVRPLSRKDIFYSGSVVNLPEYQSQKSLANYRQSVISLPKSVRGDVRDGDVEKAPQQPLCPCLVLPESFKEALATMMDMSLLKDPVFLLIGISNVFGMAGLYVPFVYLVDVAIKDGIDKSSASFLLSIIGITNTVGRVACGYVADFPQVDSLLLNNICLVISTIAVAATPLCHTYPAYIAMSIFFGIAISGYISLTSIILVDLLGLDKLTNAFGLLILFRGAAAIIGSPLAGTVYDATGSYSIPFFMAGFFFFLSAVTSFMAPAMKRCTTPQTQPVIQDTLTPIDEDIEEENEDDIPEIIETAPSPSDPPEKEIKQIESVL from the exons ACGGAGAGCGAATACTCGGTGGAGGAACAAGCGAGATTAACGGGAGCAGATGGAGGGGTCGACGAAACTTCGCCCGAGGATGAGGGCGGGTCTTTGTGCGAATATCACGACATTCCTCCGCCCCCTGACGGGGGCTACGGATGGGTCGTCGTATTCGCATCCTTCATGTGTAACATGATCGTCGACGGTATTGCCTACACTTTTGGCGTTTTTCTTGGCGAATTTGTTATTTACTTTGACGAGGGACCTGGCAAAATTGCCTGGGTCGGTTCCCTCCTCTCGGGCATGTATCTCAGCGCCG GTCCTGTAGTGAGTGCCCTAACCAACAAATATGGCTGCAGAGCGGTCTGCATGGCGGGGAGTTTCATAGGAGCAGGGGCATTTGTactttcaacattttcgaCATCTGTCAATATGCTCATGATCACGTACGGTGTGATTGGAG GTATCGGATTCGGTTTGATATATTTACCGGCGGTGGTGTGCGTCGGTTATTATTTCGAGACGAAAAGATCACTGGCAACTGGAATAGCGGTGTGTGGCTCCGGTTTCGGTACGTTCGCGTTCGCGCCGCTGGCGACGATGCTCCTCGAGACGTACAGTTGGAAGGGAGCTAATTTAATATTGGCCGGTCTTATTCTCAATTGCGCGGTGTTCGGAGCGATGATGAGGCCGCTCGAATATCCGAAGCAGTCCTCGGTAAAACCGCTTCTGCAAAGGATGGCCGAGGAAAAGAGATTCCAAATGGAACGCGGGAGCATCGGGGGCTCATATTTTATGGTACAATTGCCCGATGGCTCCATggaaaagagaatgaaaatgcCGATAAACGTCGACCCTGGCGTTCATTCTAGCTTCAATTTAGATCAATTAGTACCTG GAACGCCTTTAACACCAGTACCGACGGTGCCGACGTTGCCAACGATATCGGAGGTCAAAGTCCAGGAGCATTCGTCGAGCGGAGCAACGAGCAACAGCGGTAGCCTCGACCAGCTCAAGAGTTCCGTTAAATCGAAGAGCAGACGTGGAATCGATGAGACCAAAGATGCCAAGGATGGAGCAGAGAAACTCGAGAGTGAATTCAACAAACCGGTCATGCCGAGGAACGCATCGCAGCCAGCGTTCACGACCCACGTTCAGGGCTTACCCAAAAACGGCTCCGTTCCCTTCTTCGATCGTATTCGCAAAACCAGCACCGGCGAGCGCTACAAACCCAGTCTCAGTGCTATCAAAAACTCACGAACCACTCTCAACTCCAATGGCGACATTAGGAAAAGTTTGCATCTCAGATTATCCACTAGCAGCATGCTTGGCTCACGAAACAACAACACTGAAGTTGAT GATGGCGAGAGCATCACGTTTACTACCAGCAAGTCCAGCATCCCTAAAGAGAAGGCCTTGATCGTTCGCCCACTATCGAGAAAGGATATTTTTTACAGCGGTAGTGTGGTCAATCTTCCTGAATATCAGAGTCAAAAATCCCTGGCGAACTATCGTCAGAGCGTTATATCTTTACCGAAATCAGTTAGGGGCGATGTGAGAGACGGTGACGTTGAAAAAGCTCCGCAAC aacCTTTGTGCCCTTGTCTGGTACTACCCGAGTCATTTAAAGAGGCCTTAGCAACCATGATGGATATGTCATTGTTAAAAGATCCCGTTTTTCTCTTGATCGGTATCAGCAACGTGTTTGGAATGGCAGGATTATATGTACCTTTTGTATATTTGGTAGACGTTGCGATCAAAGAT GGTATTGATAAAAGTTCGGCGTCTTTTCTTTTGTCCATCATCGGTATAACGAACACTGTAGGGCGTGTCGCGTGTGGTTACGTCGCAGATTTCCCTCAGGTCGATTCTCTACTGCTGAATAATATTTGTTTGGTTATTTCAACAATCGCCGTTGCTGCAACGCCGCTTTGCCATACTTACCCAGCTTATATAGCAATGAGTATTTTCTTCGGTATTGCCATAT CCGGATACATTTCACTGACGTCGATTATTTTGGTCGATCTCCTCGGTTTGGATAAACTGACCAACGCATTCGGGCTCTTGATTCTATTTAGAGGTGCAGCCGCTATTATTGGGTCTCCTCTCGCCGGAACTGTTTACGACGCGACTGGAAGTTACAGTATTCCATTTTTCATGGctggtttcttctttttcttaagCGCCGTTACGAGCTTTATGGCACCTGCGATGAAACGCTGCACTACGCCACAG ACTCAACCTGTGATACAAGACACCTTAACGCCAATAGACGAGGACATTGAGGAAGAAAACGAGGACGATATTCCAGAAATAATAGAAACTGCACCATCGCCTTCGGATCCAccggagaaagaaataaagcAGATCGAGTCGGTGTTATAA
- the LOC122412843 gene encoding monocarboxylate transporter 3 isoform X3, producing MSRVSLNKSQYSQYGSRRVRKISTTESEYSVEEQARLTGADGGVDETSPEDEGGSLCEYHDIPPPPDGGYGWVVVFASFMCNMIVDGIAYTFGVFLGEFVIYFDEGPGKIAWVGSLLSGMYLSAGPVVSALTNKYGCRAVCMAGSFIGAGAFVLSTFSTSVNMLMITYGVIGGIGFGLIYLPAVVCVGYYFETKRSLATGIAVCGSGFGTFAFAPLATMLLETYSWKGANLILAGLILNCAVFGAMMRPLEYPKQSSVKPLLQRMAEEKRFQMERGSIGGSYFMVQLPDGSMEKRMKMPINVDPGVHSSFNLDQLVPGTPLTPVPTVPTLPTISEVKVQEHSSSGATSNSGSLDQLKSSVKSKSRRGIDETKDAKDGAEKLESEFNKPVMPRNASQPAFTTHVQGLPKNGSVPFFDRIRKTSTGERYKPSLSAIKNSRTTLNSNGDIRKSLHLRLSTSSMLGSRNNNTEVDDGESITFTTSKSSIPKEKALIVRPLSRKDIFYSGSVVNLPEYQSQKSLANYRQSVISLPKSVRGDVRDGDVEKAPQQPLCPCLVLPESFKEALATMMDMSLLKDPVFLLIGISNVFGMAGLYVPFVYLVDVAIKDGIDKSSASFLLSIIGITNTVGRVACGYVADFPQVDSLLLNNICLVISTIAVAATPLCHTYPAYIAMSIFFGIAISGYISLTSIILVDLLGLDKLTNAFGLLILFRGAAAIIGSPLAGTVYDATGSYSIPFFMAGFFFFLSAVTSFMAPAMKRCTTPQTQPVIQDTLTPIDEDIEEENEDDIPEIIETAPSPSDPPEKEIKQIESVL from the exons atGTCGCGTGTGTCGTTAAACAAGTCGCAGTACAGCCAGTACGGCTCGCGACGAGTCAGGAAAATTAGCACG ACGGAGAGCGAATACTCGGTGGAGGAACAAGCGAGATTAACGGGAGCAGATGGAGGGGTCGACGAAACTTCGCCCGAGGATGAGGGCGGGTCTTTGTGCGAATATCACGACATTCCTCCGCCCCCTGACGGGGGCTACGGATGGGTCGTCGTATTCGCATCCTTCATGTGTAACATGATCGTCGACGGTATTGCCTACACTTTTGGCGTTTTTCTTGGCGAATTTGTTATTTACTTTGACGAGGGACCTGGCAAAATTGCCTGGGTCGGTTCCCTCCTCTCGGGCATGTATCTCAGCGCCG GTCCTGTAGTGAGTGCCCTAACCAACAAATATGGCTGCAGAGCGGTCTGCATGGCGGGGAGTTTCATAGGAGCAGGGGCATTTGTactttcaacattttcgaCATCTGTCAATATGCTCATGATCACGTACGGTGTGATTGGAG GTATCGGATTCGGTTTGATATATTTACCGGCGGTGGTGTGCGTCGGTTATTATTTCGAGACGAAAAGATCACTGGCAACTGGAATAGCGGTGTGTGGCTCCGGTTTCGGTACGTTCGCGTTCGCGCCGCTGGCGACGATGCTCCTCGAGACGTACAGTTGGAAGGGAGCTAATTTAATATTGGCCGGTCTTATTCTCAATTGCGCGGTGTTCGGAGCGATGATGAGGCCGCTCGAATATCCGAAGCAGTCCTCGGTAAAACCGCTTCTGCAAAGGATGGCCGAGGAAAAGAGATTCCAAATGGAACGCGGGAGCATCGGGGGCTCATATTTTATGGTACAATTGCCCGATGGCTCCATggaaaagagaatgaaaatgcCGATAAACGTCGACCCTGGCGTTCATTCTAGCTTCAATTTAGATCAATTAGTACCTG GAACGCCTTTAACACCAGTACCGACGGTGCCGACGTTGCCAACGATATCGGAGGTCAAAGTCCAGGAGCATTCGTCGAGCGGAGCAACGAGCAACAGCGGTAGCCTCGACCAGCTCAAGAGTTCCGTTAAATCGAAGAGCAGACGTGGAATCGATGAGACCAAAGATGCCAAGGATGGAGCAGAGAAACTCGAGAGTGAATTCAACAAACCGGTCATGCCGAGGAACGCATCGCAGCCAGCGTTCACGACCCACGTTCAGGGCTTACCCAAAAACGGCTCCGTTCCCTTCTTCGATCGTATTCGCAAAACCAGCACCGGCGAGCGCTACAAACCCAGTCTCAGTGCTATCAAAAACTCACGAACCACTCTCAACTCCAATGGCGACATTAGGAAAAGTTTGCATCTCAGATTATCCACTAGCAGCATGCTTGGCTCACGAAACAACAACACTGAAGTTGAT GATGGCGAGAGCATCACGTTTACTACCAGCAAGTCCAGCATCCCTAAAGAGAAGGCCTTGATCGTTCGCCCACTATCGAGAAAGGATATTTTTTACAGCGGTAGTGTGGTCAATCTTCCTGAATATCAGAGTCAAAAATCCCTGGCGAACTATCGTCAGAGCGTTATATCTTTACCGAAATCAGTTAGGGGCGATGTGAGAGACGGTGACGTTGAAAAAGCTCCGCAAC aacCTTTGTGCCCTTGTCTGGTACTACCCGAGTCATTTAAAGAGGCCTTAGCAACCATGATGGATATGTCATTGTTAAAAGATCCCGTTTTTCTCTTGATCGGTATCAGCAACGTGTTTGGAATGGCAGGATTATATGTACCTTTTGTATATTTGGTAGACGTTGCGATCAAAGAT GGTATTGATAAAAGTTCGGCGTCTTTTCTTTTGTCCATCATCGGTATAACGAACACTGTAGGGCGTGTCGCGTGTGGTTACGTCGCAGATTTCCCTCAGGTCGATTCTCTACTGCTGAATAATATTTGTTTGGTTATTTCAACAATCGCCGTTGCTGCAACGCCGCTTTGCCATACTTACCCAGCTTATATAGCAATGAGTATTTTCTTCGGTATTGCCATAT CCGGATACATTTCACTGACGTCGATTATTTTGGTCGATCTCCTCGGTTTGGATAAACTGACCAACGCATTCGGGCTCTTGATTCTATTTAGAGGTGCAGCCGCTATTATTGGGTCTCCTCTCGCCGGAACTGTTTACGACGCGACTGGAAGTTACAGTATTCCATTTTTCATGGctggtttcttctttttcttaagCGCCGTTACGAGCTTTATGGCACCTGCGATGAAACGCTGCACTACGCCACAG ACTCAACCTGTGATACAAGACACCTTAACGCCAATAGACGAGGACATTGAGGAAGAAAACGAGGACGATATTCCAGAAATAATAGAAACTGCACCATCGCCTTCGGATCCAccggagaaagaaataaagcAGATCGAGTCGGTGTTATAA